One region of Melitaea cinxia chromosome 29, ilMelCinx1.1, whole genome shotgun sequence genomic DNA includes:
- the LOC123668013 gene encoding pupal cuticle protein PCP52-like: MRAISSLRDIKMRVLVLSALFACAAAAPSILAPVPYAAVAIPTLAVAPTIPPGDIQAAAINAQVKAVDQARFIADEAQEQAIQAVENRNEGVIEANDLVKEKSEEAFWAAEEKKWQAMNEAQVAAAKIDAAIASNADVIAKSYALTGVVPVIPGIPTAGVIAPGVAIGSASSDDKATAAIKSEATAEVKTESQPAVKSAEAEKQVEAEKPIEGEKKVEAAVEVKSAASEALKAESAALEQLKSVFPVPVAVAPGFNYQPYVAPITYQSAFRAFPVHAAYPYSAPLYSVKSVW, encoded by the exons ATGAGAGCAATCAGTAGCCTTCGAGACATCAAGATGAGAGTTCTG gttCTATCAGCCCTATTCGCTTGCGCTGCGGCAGCGCCCTCTATCTTGGCACCAGTGCCATATGCGGCAGTGGCGATACCAACCCTCGCTGTAGCTCCTACTATACCCCCTGGCGACATTCAGGCTGCAGCTATTAATGCTCAG GTAAAAGCAGTAGACCAGGCCCGTTTCATCGCCGACGAAGCCCAAGAACAAGCCATCCAAGCCGTTGAAAACAGAAACGAGGGAGTGATCGAAGCTAATGACTTGGTCAAAGAGAAATCCGAAGAAGCATTCTGGGCTGCTGAGGAGAAGAAATGGCAAGCCATGAACGAAGCCCAAGTCGCTGCAGCTAAGATCGACGCTGCCATTGCTAGCAACGCTGACGTCATTGCTAAGAGCTACGCTCTAACTGGCGTAGTTCCCGTCATCCCTGGAATCCCAACCGCCGGAGTGATAGCTCCAGGTGTCGCTATCGGTTCCGCTTCCAGCGATGATAAAGCTACAGCAGCCATCAAAAGCGAAGCCACAGCTGAAGTAAAGACTGAAAGTCAGCCAGCCGTAAAATCAGCTGAGGCTGAGAAGCAAGTTGAAGCTGAGAAACCTATTGAAGGTGAGAAGAAAGTTGAAGCGGCCGTCGAAGTTAAGTCAGCCGCATCTGAAGCTCTTAAGGCTGAAAGCGCTGCTTTGGAGCAACTGAAATCAGTCTTCCCAGTTCCTGTGGCCGTCGCTCCCGGATTCAACTACCAGCCTTATGTTGCACCGATTACCTACCAATCAGCTTTCAGAGCTTTCCCCGTCCACGCCGCTTACCCCTACTCGGCCCCATTATACTCCGTTAAAAGCGTGTGGTAA